The genomic stretch CTGTGATCGAGGACTCTTTTTATCGAGGAATGCTTGACAACCCAAATTATACAAGGCCGTTCTCGTGGGAAGGCGAAGAGGTTCCGAAAATTTTAACCAGCGGCAACGATAAGCAAATTTCTCGCTGGCGTAGGCGTGAGGCAGTCAACCGCACATTGACTCGCAGGCCGGATTTGATTTCGAGGGCTTCAATACGTGATTATTTGTCGGAAAAAGTGAGTCTTGCTGTAATTGCTGATAACGAGAATATAAATTTATTCGGACTTGATGAATTATGCAGGGCTTATGACTTGGGCAGATATTATATAATCGCAAATAATCATGATCTGCGCGAGAAATTAAAAAATTTATACCCCGACGCAAAAATTATCGGGAATATTTCAAGGCTGCAGAGTGAAAATATTTTACTCGTTAAGATTCATGCAGGATCAAGAAATAATTTGCTTCATAGTCTTGAAGTTAAGCGCAGGTGCCTTGAACATGACGGAGAAATTTTATTCTTGTTTGCTGATGATGATAGCAGGCTTGATAATTTCGGCGGCATAGCAGGTTATATTTACGAGACGGCTTTAAATGTTCCGTTGAATATATTAATCGGAACCGCTTTAGATAGGTTATTAGGGAAACGTTAAATATTTATTGGGAGGCATTATTAAGTTGAACGCAGTAGATCTAGTTCAGAAGAAGTACTACAGAGAGACAGCTTTACCGGATTTCAGGCCGGGCGACACTCTGAGAGTACACGTAAAAATTAAAGAAGGTACCCGCGAACGTATACAGGTTTTCGAGGGCATAGTAATAGCAAAGCAGCACGGAGGACTTGACGAGACATTTACAGTGCGCAAAATCTCAAACGGAGTCGGCGTAGAAAGAATTTTCCCGGTACATTGTCCTTCAATTGACAAAATCGAAGTACAGCGTCAGGGCAAAGTCAGACGCGCAAAATTATATTATCTCCGCAAGTTAAGCGGCAAAGCAGCAAGAATCAAAGAACGCCGCAAATTTACGGAAGCATAGAGAAAAAATTTATTCCCCTGTCAATAACGGCAGGGGTTTTTTTGCGCTAAAAAGTGAGCCTCATTTGATTCCATTCGACTCCGCCGTGAGTGGAAGTGCTTTTGCCCTCGTTGATGAATCCGAATTTAGCGTAATATTTCACGAGTCTATTTTTGCACGTAAGAACGAGTCCGAGTCTATTTTGTGATTTTGCGTCATTTATTGCACGCTGGATTAATTTGCCTGCATAGCCTTTATTGCGATATTCAGGAAGAGTATTAACCCCGAAGATCATTTGCCATTTGCCGTTTTCGTCGTGAAATTCTGCGTGCGAGTACATGGAGTCATTTAAATTGCGCTCATTAGTAACGAACCCATCAACGAACGAAATTAATTTATTATCGTCATTGAACATCAACCAGAAGTGATTTGCGAAAAATTTTAGTCTCTGTGCAAAACTTTCACGCGTTGCAGCCTCTGACTCAGGGAAACAAGCAGATTCTACACGTGAAATTTCGTCGAGGTCGCTTAATTTTGCAGTTCTTATCAACATGATTTATTACTCGGCCATTTCTGCGAGGTGCTGCGGGTGGGATTTCAGCCTATTGCACAGTGTCCGATGCATTCATAATTGCTGGTGATTCCTAATTTTGCCAGTAAATTTTTATAATAATCTGACTCGAATTCCTGTTTAGCTCTATGGATCCAGATACTTCCGAGTCCGAGTGAATAAGCAGCTAACATCATATTACCAATTACTAGACTCCCGTCATAAACTCGATTAGGCCAATCTTGACTTGCAAGAACGATTAATATGACTGGAGCATTATAGAACGGGTCAAAGTTTTCGTGCCAGCCGCCAATTTTGCAATTATCGAGTGAAATTTTGTCGCGCAAATCTTTATTAGTTACGGCGATTATAATGGGGTCTTGTTTACCGTGTGTGTTTGCTGCGAAGAGTCCTGCGTTAATAATTGCGTCGATATTTTCGTGTGATGGCATGTCAGATTTAAATTTGCGGA from Synergistaceae bacterium encodes the following:
- the trmD gene encoding tRNA (guanosine(37)-N1)-methyltransferase TrmD; the encoded protein is MNVSIITAFPELFANFLTTSIPGRAVTNGLVGLEVVNLRDFGRGNYKQLDDYAFGSGGMLYAAPQLKDALNFATHGDSKPFVIFPSPQGVLVSQEIIETLAHQDQVIIICGHYEGIDERFTQKYVDLEISIGDCVLTGGEIPAMLIIDAMSRLVPGVVGKNKAVIEDSFYRGMLDNPNYTRPFSWEGEEVPKILTSGNDKQISRWRRREAVNRTLTRRPDLISRASIRDYLSEKVSLAVIADNENINLFGLDELCRAYDLGRYYIIANNHDLREKLKNLYPDAKIIGNISRLQSENILLVKIHAGSRNNLLHSLEVKRRCLEHDGEILFLFADDDSRLDNFGGIAGYIYETALNVPLNILIGTALDRLLGKR
- a CDS encoding nitroreductase family protein, with the protein product MNETIRTIQQRRSIRKFKSDMPSHENIDAIINAGLFAANTHGKQDPIIIAVTNKDLRDKISLDNCKIGGWHENFDPFYNAPVILIVLASQDWPNRVYDGSLVIGNMMLAAYSLGLGSIWIHRAKQEFESDYYKNLLAKLGITSNYECIGHCAIG
- the rplS gene encoding 50S ribosomal protein L19 — protein: MNAVDLVQKKYYRETALPDFRPGDTLRVHVKIKEGTRERIQVFEGIVIAKQHGGLDETFTVRKISNGVGVERIFPVHCPSIDKIEVQRQGKVRRAKLYYLRKLSGKAARIKERRKFTEA
- a CDS encoding GNAT family N-acetyltransferase produces the protein MLIRTAKLSDLDEISRVESACFPESEAATRESFAQRLKFFANHFWLMFNDDNKLISFVDGFVTNERNLNDSMYSHAEFHDENGKWQMIFGVNTLPEYRNKGYAGKLIQRAINDAKSQNRLGLVLTCKNRLVKYYAKFGFINEGKSTSTHGGVEWNQMRLTF